One part of the Pelodiscus sinensis isolate JC-2024 chromosome 16, ASM4963464v1, whole genome shotgun sequence genome encodes these proteins:
- the ITPRIPL2 gene encoding inositol 1,4,5-trisphosphate receptor-interacting protein-like 2, with amino-acid sequence MTVYTLNLRVFWPLVTCLCTALVCLYQAVRSRAGAPDSDSAPDSGSAPLLKGSALLLLLGFLLLRYCASRSGAGECGPRPRAACGPEAPPSSATRRGLLETFYEQQLRLSPHVLGHSKAHVSRIVGELVRAAKVQGLQPGALTLTLRGDFVQIGSAYEQHKIRSPDCFDILVPLRLPPRIELEPRCLGAEEPGLAPELRSVFTCALKAPRGAGWPRGYRPFSEGFCVEMQGGRYLSSALVLRWFQGHLQRCLGAVRYRLQERCRISLAACPGRQLTLHILPRSDYVCCHISMAVRLIPAIPLGDSLYLIALPLGARRAQPGAACPPQALWELNVSKQEQRLLGWLKEQTPANSCHLKCLQILKGLRDLSGRGLEPPFGAQWSRVLSSYILKTALFSLLLRGPWHAWEEQFLVERLEDLVLYLRDCLQKQVLMHFFLGNSSLPEAVPLPKLLKEAAPVNLLAAFDAPTLDLAAFQLLNTWNQAPRIIRMYSNPRYLRKSPALCKHLTDTGQEPQSN; translated from the coding sequence ATGACCGTCTACACCCTGAACCTGCGCGTCTTCTGGCCGCTGGTGACTTGCCTGTGCACGGCCCTCGTCTGCCTCTACCAGGCCGTGCGGAGCAGGGCGGGCGCCCCGGACTCGGACAGCGCCCCGGACTCGGGCTCCGCGCCGCTGCTCAAGGGCtccgcgctgctgctgctgctgggcttcctgctgctccgcTACTGCGCCTCCCGCAGCGGCGCCGGAGAGTGCGGCCCGCGGCCCCGAGCCGCTTGCGGCCCGGAGGCGCCGCCCAGCAGCGCCACTCGCCGGGGCCTGCTGGAGACCTTCTACGAGCAGCAGCTGCGCCTCTCCCCCCACGTGCTGGGCCACAGCAAAGCGCACGTGAGCCGCATCGTGGGCGAGCTGGTGCGGGCGGCCAAGGTGCAGGGGCTGCAGCCGGGGGCCCTGACCCTCACCCTGCGCGGGGACTTCGTGCAGATCGGCAGCGCCTACGAGCAGCACAAGATCCGCAGCCCGGACTGCTTCGACATCCTGGTGCCGCTGAGGCTGCCGCCGCGCATAGAGCTGGAGCCCCGCTGCCTGGGCGCCGAGGAGCCCGGGCTGGCCCCGGAGCTGCGCAGTGTCTTCACCTGCGCCCTGAAGGCCCCACGGGGGGCCGGCTGGCCCCGGGGCTACCGGCCCTTCAGCGAGGGCTTCTGCGTGGAGATGCAGGGCGGGCGCTACCTGTCCTCAGCCCTGGTGCTGCGCTGGTTCCAGGGTCACTTGCAGCGGTGCCTGGGCGCCGTGCGCTACCGGCTGCAGGAGCGCTGCCGCATCAGCCTGGCCGCCTGCCCGGGCCGCCAGCTCACCCTGCACATCCTGCCCCGCTCCGACTACGTCTGCTGCCACATCTCCATGGCCGTGCGCCTCATCCCAGCCATCCCCCTGGGGGACTCGCTCTATCTCATCGCCCTCCCGCTCGGCGCCCGGCGCGCCCAGCCCGGCGCCGCCTGCCCCCCGCAGGCCCTTTGGGAGCTCAACGTTTCTAAGCAGGAGCAGCGGTTGCTGGGCTGGCTCAAGGAGCAGACCCCGGCCAACTCCTGCCACCTCAAGTGCCTGCAAATCCTCAAGGGGCTGCGGGACCTGAGCGGCCGAGGCTTGGAGCCGCCCTTCGGCGCCCAGTGGAGCCGCGTCCTCTCCTCCTATATCCTCAAGACGGCGcttttctccctgctgctgcgGGGCCCCTGGCACGCCTGGGAGGAGCAGTTCCTGGTGGAGCGGCTGGAGGACCTGGTGCTGTACCTCAGGGACTGCCTGCAGAAGCAGGTGCTGATGCATTTCTTCTTGGGCAACTCCAGCCTGCCCGAGGCCGTGCCCCTGCCGAAGCTCCTGAAGGAAGCGGCTCCCGTCAATCTGCTGGCTGCCTTTGACGCCCCTACTCTAGACTTGGCCGCTTTCCAGCTGCTGAACACCTGGAACCAGGCTCCTCGGATCATCCGAATGTACAGTAATCCCCGGTACTTGAGGAAGAGTCCTGCGTTGTGTAAACACCTCACCGACACCGGCCAAGAGCCCCAAAGCAACTGA